A single Curtobacterium sp. MCSS17_015 DNA region contains:
- a CDS encoding GTP-binding protein, with amino-acid sequence MPVAPITLVSALHDVDAARIAARLSDGHRLHAPGSALAAARTIADRAERLGDVCGPGARHSLVVTLPVGTDARAVGMMLANAARAETGDDRVLRHVVSVLRADEVEHLLWSGVDDAFVAGERLAALVEYATVIVLDRTERLPPARRRALVALVHRCAPQAVVLADARVRTAEDLPASNGGAARVLAGGAGWMRALSSGADEVRPRTLDGLVSFRYRDPLPFHPARLADVVEHDLAAGPAGRVLRSRGFFRLASRPDHVGSWSSVGAMLALDPTANPSWDEDAPIGQALWFVGEDLDVDRVTRALDGALITPTELLAGPGLWRSWADPFPVWPALDRGE; translated from the coding sequence ATGCCCGTCGCCCCGATCACCCTCGTCTCCGCACTCCACGACGTCGACGCCGCCCGCATCGCCGCGCGCCTGTCCGACGGCCACCGGTTGCACGCCCCGGGCAGCGCGCTGGCCGCGGCCCGCACGATCGCGGACCGGGCGGAGCGCCTCGGTGACGTCTGCGGCCCCGGTGCCCGACACTCGCTGGTCGTCACCCTGCCGGTCGGTACCGATGCGCGGGCCGTCGGCATGATGCTCGCGAACGCAGCCCGGGCCGAGACCGGCGACGACCGGGTGCTCCGGCACGTGGTGTCCGTCCTGCGTGCCGACGAGGTCGAGCACCTGCTCTGGTCCGGCGTCGACGACGCGTTCGTTGCCGGGGAGCGGCTCGCGGCGCTGGTCGAGTACGCGACCGTCATCGTGCTGGACCGAACCGAGCGGCTACCGCCCGCGCGCCGACGCGCCCTCGTCGCCCTGGTGCACCGGTGCGCACCGCAGGCCGTGGTCCTCGCCGACGCCCGGGTGCGGACCGCCGAGGACCTGCCGGCCTCGAACGGCGGGGCGGCACGGGTACTGGCGGGTGGAGCCGGGTGGATGCGCGCCCTGTCGAGCGGCGCGGACGAGGTCCGGCCACGCACGCTCGACGGACTCGTCTCCTTCCGGTACCGGGACCCGCTGCCGTTCCACCCGGCCCGGCTCGCCGACGTCGTCGAACACGACCTGGCCGCCGGACCGGCCGGCCGGGTGCTCCGGTCCCGTGGCTTCTTCCGTCTCGCCTCCCGACCCGACCACGTCGGCTCCTGGTCGAGCGTCGGCGCGATGCTCGCCCTCGACCCGACCGCGAACCCGTCCTGGGACGAGGACGCCCCGATCGGGCAGGCACTGTGGTTCGTCGGCGAGGACCTGGACGTCGACCGCGTCACACGAGCCCTCGACGGAGCGCTCATCACCCCGACCGAGCTGCTGGCGGGTCCGGGCCTCTGGCGCTCCTGGGCCGACCCGTTCCCGGTCTGGCCGGCGCTGGACCGCGGCGAGTGA